A window of Ruminococcus champanellensis 18P13 = JCM 17042 contains these coding sequences:
- a CDS encoding lysophospholipid acyltransferase family protein, with the protein MLYCFGYWVVRFLYFLFYHIQVEGREHIPTSGGFVLASNHRSYADPPLLATRLRGQRCVFMAKEELFRNKFFGWLIRKLGAFPVTRGAGDNGVIETAEQYVRSGRVLMIFPEGTRSKDGRVGRGKTGVALIAAQTGAPVVPVGITFTGKLHFRSQIIVRFGKPIQAAELALGEDPKPRELAALKNRIMTEIKGLVDEPPLPPAEPVQE; encoded by the coding sequence ATGCTGTACTGTTTCGGATACTGGGTGGTCAGATTCCTCTATTTCCTCTTTTATCATATCCAGGTGGAGGGCAGGGAGCACATTCCCACATCCGGGGGCTTTGTGCTGGCGTCCAACCACAGAAGCTATGCGGATCCGCCCCTGCTCGCTACCCGTTTGCGGGGACAGCGCTGTGTGTTCATGGCAAAGGAGGAGCTGTTCCGGAACAAATTTTTCGGCTGGCTGATCCGGAAGCTGGGGGCGTTCCCGGTGACCCGGGGTGCCGGTGACAACGGCGTGATCGAAACGGCGGAGCAATATGTGCGCAGCGGCAGAGTGCTGATGATCTTTCCGGAGGGCACCCGATCCAAGGACGGCAGAGTGGGCAGGGGCAAAACCGGCGTGGCGCTGATCGCTGCCCAGACCGGTGCGCCGGTGGTGCCGGTGGGCATCACCTTCACCGGAAAGCTGCATTTCCGCAGTCAGATCATCGTTCGGTTCGGCAAGCCCATTCAGGCGGCGGAGCTGGCACTGGGGGAGGATCCCAAGCCCAGAGAGCTGGCGGCTCTGAAGAACCGGATCATGACGGAGATCAAGGGACTGGTGGATGAGCCGCCCTTGCCCCCGGCAGAGCCGGTGCAGGAATAA
- the cmk gene encoding (d)CMP kinase: MSINIAIDGPAGAGKSTIARAVAAALGFIYVDTGALYRTVALHAKRKGAETPEQITAALQTAEISLCFSEGTQHVILCGEDVSGLIRTPEISMAASVVSAIPAVRQYLFDLQLELAKQNNVIMDGRDIGTVVLPHADLKIFLTASPEERARRRYLELSAKPDCPPMDEILQDIIKRDEADRNRAVSPLRQAEDAVLVDTTQMDQQQVIDHLLGLCRERLGL, translated from the coding sequence ATGAGTATCAATATTGCAATCGATGGCCCGGCAGGCGCCGGAAAAAGCACCATCGCCCGGGCGGTGGCAGCAGCACTTGGCTTTATTTATGTGGACACCGGGGCATTGTACCGGACGGTGGCGCTGCATGCAAAGCGGAAAGGGGCGGAGACCCCGGAGCAGATTACCGCAGCCCTGCAAACAGCGGAGATCTCCCTGTGCTTTTCCGAAGGCACCCAGCATGTGATCCTGTGCGGAGAGGATGTGTCCGGACTGATCCGTACACCGGAGATTTCCATGGCTGCATCGGTGGTTTCCGCCATTCCGGCAGTCCGGCAGTATCTGTTTGATTTACAGCTGGAGCTTGCCAAACAGAACAACGTGATTATGGACGGCCGGGACATTGGTACGGTGGTGCTGCCCCATGCGGATCTGAAGATCTTTCTGACCGCCTCCCCGGAGGAGCGTGCCCGCCGCCGGTATCTGGAGCTGTCCGCAAAGCCGGATTGCCCCCCTATGGATGAGATTTTGCAGGATATCATCAAGCGGGATGAGGCTGACCGGAACCGGGCAGTATCCCCCCTGCGGCAGGCGGAGGATGCGGTGCTGGTGGACACCACCCAGATGGATCAGCAGCAGGTGATCGACCATCTGCTAGGTCTGTGCCGGGAAAGGCTGGGACTGTAA
- a CDS encoding NAD(P)/FAD-dependent oxidoreductase encodes MSTLDCLIAGGGAAGCYAAITAARRGRRVGIVEHNPKGELGKKLRITGKGRCNVTNNCDRDTLLANIPRNGRFLYSAFSACSPADVMGFFEALGVRLKTERGNRVFPVSDSAGEIVSALRQECRRLGVQVIPGQVTDLLLEDGCCRGLLVDGTAYEAESVLLATGGMSYPATGSTGDGYDIARRAGHTIVPPEPSLVPLVIREKQCRDMMGLSLRNVTLSLYDGGKCLFQELGEMLFTHFGVSGPLVLSASCHIPQIEPDRYTLSIDLKPGLTPEQMDLRLQRDFQLFQNRTLFNALSKLLPKGMIPAAIQLSGMDGNIRVNQITKAQRLAFGAFLKAFPLTVQGFRSISEAIITRGGVSVKEVSPKTMESKLLPGLFFAGELLDVDAYTGGFNLQIAFATGYAAGCSI; translated from the coding sequence ATGAGTACATTGGATTGTCTGATTGCCGGAGGGGGCGCAGCAGGCTGCTATGCGGCGATCACTGCTGCCCGCCGGGGTCGGCGTGTGGGAATTGTGGAGCATAACCCCAAGGGGGAGCTGGGAAAAAAGCTGCGGATCACCGGGAAGGGACGCTGCAACGTGACCAACAACTGTGACCGGGACACCCTGCTCGCCAATATCCCCCGGAACGGCAGGTTTTTATACAGTGCCTTTTCCGCATGCAGTCCGGCGGATGTGATGGGATTTTTTGAAGCCCTGGGGGTGCGGCTGAAAACCGAGCGGGGCAACCGGGTATTTCCGGTCAGCGACAGCGCCGGAGAGATCGTCTCCGCTTTGCGGCAGGAATGCCGCCGACTGGGGGTACAGGTGATTCCGGGGCAGGTGACGGATCTGCTCCTGGAGGACGGCTGCTGCCGGGGACTGCTGGTGGATGGAACGGCATATGAAGCGGAATCCGTACTGCTTGCCACCGGGGGCATGTCCTATCCTGCCACCGGCTCCACCGGGGACGGGTATGACATTGCCCGCCGGGCAGGGCATACCATTGTGCCGCCGGAGCCTTCCCTGGTTCCCCTGGTGATCCGGGAGAAGCAGTGTCGGGATATGATGGGACTGTCCCTGCGGAATGTGACTCTCTCCCTGTATGATGGGGGAAAATGCCTGTTCCAGGAGCTTGGGGAGATGCTGTTCACCCATTTTGGGGTATCCGGTCCTCTGGTGCTCAGTGCCAGCTGCCACATTCCCCAAATCGAGCCGGATCGGTACACATTGAGCATTGACTTAAAGCCGGGGCTGACCCCGGAGCAGATGGATCTGCGGCTTCAGCGGGATTTTCAGCTGTTCCAGAACAGAACCCTGTTCAACGCCCTGTCAAAGCTGCTGCCGAAGGGCATGATCCCGGCTGCGATTCAGCTGTCCGGTATGGACGGGAACATCCGGGTGAATCAGATCACCAAGGCACAGCGGCTGGCGTTCGGCGCATTTCTCAAGGCATTTCCTCTGACGGTGCAGGGCTTCCGTTCCATCAGCGAAGCCATCATCACACGGGGGGGCGTATCCGTCAAGGAGGTCAGCCCCAAAACCATGGAATCCAAGCTGCTGCCGGGATTGTTTTTTGCCGGAGAGCTGCTGGACGTGGATGCCTACACAGGAGGATTTAATTTACAGATTGCCTTTGCCACCGGTTATGCAGCCGGATGCAGCATATAA
- a CDS encoding DUF3006 domain-containing protein, which yields MWILDRIEGGIAVIETEEGRLELPRQQLPPDVKEGDVLVQTGSGICVDAAETSRRREKIAERYRRLRSKP from the coding sequence ATGTGGATACTGGATCGGATAGAGGGCGGCATTGCCGTCATTGAAACGGAGGAGGGCAGACTGGAGCTGCCCCGGCAGCAGCTGCCTCCGGATGTAAAGGAAGGAGACGTGCTGGTGCAGACCGGGTCGGGCATTTGTGTGGACGCAGCGGAAACCAGCCGCCGCCGGGAGAAGATCGCCGAGAGATATCGGCGGCTGAGGAGCAAGCCATGA
- a CDS encoding ComEC/Rec2 family competence protein, producing MAKREGHRPKRQALSPALSVGLTVLLILGLLLCNLIRQRSGTRTAPAEGTLSVHFIDVGQGDCTLIRCGETEILIDAGEQEAGDTVVQYLQGQRIRSLDYVIATHPHSDHIGGLPRVLREIPAEHVLVSDIPEADLPTTASYERFLDAVEQASLTLEIVSPGDRFTLDQGAVLEILGPLGTDYKSLNNYSVVARLTYGDNSFLFTGDMEEKAEKELLAAQSLAPVDVLKVGHHGSSTSTKKKFLEAVTPAMAVIECGDNSYNHPNANTVKRLENYTDKIYRTDLLGTIVMVSDGRDIQVHWEREAA from the coding sequence ATGGCGAAAAGGGAAGGGCACAGACCGAAGAGGCAAGCGCTGAGTCCGGCGTTGTCCGTCGGGCTGACGGTTCTGCTGATCCTGGGTCTGCTGCTGTGCAATCTGATCCGGCAGCGCAGCGGAACCAGGACTGCCCCGGCGGAAGGCACCTTGTCCGTGCATTTTATCGATGTGGGACAGGGGGACTGTACCTTGATCCGGTGCGGCGAAACGGAGATTCTCATTGACGCCGGAGAGCAGGAAGCCGGGGACACGGTGGTACAGTATTTGCAGGGGCAGAGGATCCGATCCCTGGACTATGTGATCGCCACCCATCCCCACTCGGATCACATCGGGGGACTGCCCCGGGTGCTGAGGGAGATTCCGGCGGAGCATGTGCTGGTGTCGGACATTCCGGAGGCGGATCTGCCCACCACTGCCAGCTATGAGCGGTTTCTGGACGCAGTGGAACAGGCGTCCCTGACCCTGGAGATCGTATCTCCCGGGGATCGGTTTACGCTGGATCAGGGGGCGGTGCTGGAAATCCTGGGGCCTCTGGGTACGGATTACAAAAGTCTGAACAATTATTCCGTGGTGGCACGGCTCACCTATGGGGACAACAGCTTTCTGTTTACCGGGGATATGGAGGAAAAGGCGGAAAAGGAACTGCTGGCGGCGCAGAGCCTTGCGCCGGTGGATGTTCTGAAGGTGGGGCATCACGGCAGCAGCACCTCCACCAAAAAGAAGTTCCTGGAGGCAGTAACCCCAGCCATGGCGGTGATCGAATGCGGGGACAATTCCTACAATCACCCCAATGCCAACACGGTGAAGCGGCTGGAAAACTATACGGATAAAATTTACCGGACGGATCTGCTTGGCACCATTGTCATGGTATCCGACGGCAGGGATATTCAGGTGCACTGGGAAAGAGAGGCGGCTTAG
- a CDS encoding YgiQ family radical SAM protein → MPDTGMMPMTREELNARGIDVPDFVYVIGDAYVDHPSFGAAIISRVLEAKGFSVAIVSQPDWRSDRDFTRFGRPRLGFLVTSGNIDSMVAHYTAAKRKRSEDAYSPGGKAGKRPDRAVLVYCQKIRQLYGDIPLIIGGLEASLRRFAHYDYWDDRVRPSILEESGADLLLFGMGEHSILEVAQGLRDGIPVGELTEIRGSCYMTAPEHTPFGAAECPSYAQVCESKKAYAKACRIQYDQQDEVYGKRVIQRHGSRMLVQNPPALSLTTEELDWVYSLPYTRTYHPSYEPQGGVPGIAEVQFSITHNRGCFGFCNFCSIALHQGRRITVRSEESVIREAERIVQMPNFKGYIHDVGGPTANFRHPSCEKQLTAGLCKGKKCLAPTPCKGLHADHREYLHMLRRLRKIKGVKRVFIRSGIRYDYLMADPDDTFLRELIRYHVSGQLKVAPEHCAAAVLDKMGKPHIEAYLAFQKKFYEITKGMGKEQYLVPYLMSSHPGSTLQAAVELAVFLKQQHIHPEQVQDFYPTPGTLSTCMFYTELDPYTMEPVYVPKTPEEKAMQRALLQYFQPKNKALVLAALKKAGRRDLIGTGPDCLVAPEEPARRIPAADRNRSRKDGQKWRKGKGTDRRGKR, encoded by the coding sequence ATGCCGGATACAGGAATGATGCCCATGACCCGGGAGGAGCTGAACGCCCGGGGGATCGATGTGCCGGATTTTGTGTATGTGATCGGGGACGCCTATGTGGATCATCCCAGCTTCGGGGCAGCCATCATCTCCCGGGTGCTGGAGGCGAAGGGCTTTTCCGTTGCCATCGTGTCCCAGCCGGACTGGCGCAGTGACCGGGATTTCACCCGGTTCGGCAGACCCAGGCTTGGATTCCTGGTGACCTCCGGCAACATCGACTCCATGGTGGCGCACTACACTGCCGCCAAACGGAAGCGCTCGGAGGATGCCTATTCCCCAGGCGGCAAAGCCGGCAAGCGACCGGATCGGGCGGTACTGGTGTACTGTCAGAAGATCCGGCAGCTGTACGGGGATATCCCCCTGATTATCGGGGGACTGGAGGCATCCCTGCGCCGGTTCGCTCACTATGACTACTGGGACGACCGGGTGCGCCCCTCCATTCTGGAGGAAAGCGGTGCGGATCTTTTGCTGTTCGGCATGGGGGAACACTCCATTCTGGAGGTTGCCCAGGGCCTGCGGGACGGGATCCCGGTGGGGGAACTGACGGAGATCCGGGGTAGCTGCTATATGACCGCTCCGGAGCATACTCCCTTTGGAGCGGCGGAATGCCCCAGCTATGCCCAGGTGTGTGAGAGCAAGAAGGCATATGCCAAGGCGTGCCGGATTCAGTACGATCAGCAGGATGAGGTGTATGGCAAGCGGGTGATCCAGCGGCACGGCAGCCGGATGCTGGTGCAGAATCCGCCGGCGCTTTCTCTGACCACGGAGGAGCTGGACTGGGTGTACAGCCTGCCCTATACCCGTACCTACCACCCCAGCTATGAACCCCAGGGCGGGGTGCCGGGGATTGCAGAGGTGCAGTTTTCCATCACCCACAACCGGGGCTGCTTCGGTTTCTGCAACTTCTGCTCCATTGCCTTGCATCAGGGCAGGCGGATCACTGTCCGCAGCGAGGAATCCGTGATCCGGGAGGCGGAGCGGATCGTGCAGATGCCCAATTTCAAGGGCTATATCCATGACGTGGGAGGCCCCACCGCCAACTTCCGGCATCCTTCCTGTGAAAAGCAGTTGACCGCCGGTCTGTGTAAAGGGAAAAAGTGTCTGGCGCCCACTCCCTGCAAGGGACTGCATGCGGATCACCGGGAGTACCTGCATATGCTGCGGCGGCTCCGGAAGATCAAGGGGGTCAAGCGGGTGTTCATCCGCTCCGGCATCCGCTATGATTACCTGATGGCGGATCCGGACGACACCTTTCTGCGGGAGCTGATCCGGTATCATGTGAGCGGACAGCTGAAGGTGGCGCCGGAGCATTGTGCGGCGGCGGTGCTGGATAAAATGGGGAAACCCCATATCGAGGCGTATCTTGCCTTCCAGAAGAAATTCTACGAGATCACCAAGGGCATGGGCAAGGAGCAGTATCTGGTGCCCTACCTCATGTCCTCCCATCCGGGGAGCACCCTACAGGCGGCGGTGGAGCTGGCGGTCTTTTTAAAGCAGCAGCATATCCACCCGGAGCAGGTGCAGGATTTCTATCCTACCCCGGGTACCTTATCCACCTGTATGTTCTACACGGAGCTGGATCCCTATACCATGGAACCGGTGTATGTGCCCAAGACCCCGGAGGAGAAGGCTATGCAGCGGGCGCTGCTCCAGTATTTTCAGCCCAAGAACAAGGCGCTGGTGCTGGCGGCATTGAAAAAAGCAGGCAGGCGGGATCTCATCGGTACCGGGCCGGATTGCCTGGTGGCACCGGAGGAGCCTGCACGCAGAATCCCTGCCGCTGACAGGAATCGGAGCAGAAAGGACGGGCAGAAATGGCGAAAAGGGAAGGGCACAGACCGAAGAGGCAAGCGCTGA
- a CDS encoding DNA translocase FtsK — MTGVAAQKKPTPKKKPNPNARGTKKPAERPAEKPAERQQEPPKPPQDTANQFWSIMLFALGVLSLLLIVIPGTSAWHVLHTTMFGLFGVASAFIPLILVYTAILIGMERSHQTVSGKAFWGVALMILSSAIVQIFFYGEVKGDGLVDCVRTLFRQGKDLQGGGVFSALIAWPLIRLFDVTGAKIIILLMLFVFVMLLTNTGLIDLFRLLSRPFRSMHRAVRQARYDDQYLDAYDEMLRSRTAREEREAIAMANAEQPRRTRASRAKDFRFDVPIVDNALVPEDLPQPDSPQWERERRSGDPVPEQPEPEIQKSQESAELDDLVAAATAVKEPKRTKKEEQAAQTEAMTAEIEAEVVNGEAQTPVYEYRLPPIDYLEPSVSKAADPNAALELRQNADILVDTLNSFGVQVRITGINRGPTVTRYEVQPSAGVKIAKITSLADDIALNLAAGGVRIEAPIPGKPAVGIEVANAHKDMVGIREILESRQFTESKSKLSFAVGKDIDGNIILGDIAKMPHMIIAGATGSGKSVCTNGIIMSILYHAKPTEVKLVLIDPKIVEFKIYDGIPHLLIPVVTDPRKAAGALNWATQEMDRRYALCASYNVRDLKDFNALAAKREDLDPLPQIVIVIDEFADLMMTSSKEVEDAVCRIAQKARAAGMHLIIATQRPTADVITGLIKSNVPSRIALSVKSQMDSRNILDVGGAEKLLGHGDMLYFPNGLPKPVRVQGCYCSTEEIERVVGYIKEEAKAEYSHDIMEAVEQSMPAVKGERFEDDSSDRAEGDDELIDRAIDVVVELGQASTSSLQRKLKLGYARAARIMDELEEMGVIGPHEGAKPRKVLISPQQAAERRMRRQESN, encoded by the coding sequence ATGACAGGCGTGGCGGCGCAGAAGAAGCCTACCCCGAAAAAGAAGCCCAACCCCAATGCACGGGGCACCAAGAAGCCGGCGGAGCGCCCGGCAGAAAAACCGGCGGAACGGCAGCAGGAGCCGCCCAAGCCGCCCCAGGATACCGCCAACCAGTTCTGGTCCATTATGCTGTTTGCGCTGGGGGTTCTGTCCCTGCTGCTGATCGTGATACCGGGCACCAGTGCCTGGCATGTGCTACATACCACCATGTTCGGATTGTTCGGGGTGGCGTCCGCCTTTATCCCCCTGATCCTGGTGTATACGGCGATCCTCATTGGCATGGAGCGCTCCCACCAGACCGTATCCGGCAAGGCATTCTGGGGGGTTGCTTTGATGATTCTCAGCAGCGCCATTGTCCAGATTTTCTTTTACGGAGAGGTCAAAGGGGACGGACTGGTGGACTGTGTGCGTACCCTGTTCCGGCAGGGGAAGGACTTGCAGGGGGGTGGTGTGTTCAGTGCGCTGATCGCCTGGCCGCTGATCCGGCTGTTTGATGTGACCGGTGCCAAGATCATCATTCTGCTGATGCTGTTCGTGTTTGTGATGCTTCTGACCAATACGGGGCTGATCGACCTGTTCCGGCTGCTGAGCCGTCCCTTCCGGAGCATGCATCGTGCAGTGCGGCAGGCGAGGTATGACGATCAGTACCTGGATGCTTATGATGAAATGCTCCGGAGCCGCACCGCCCGGGAGGAGCGGGAAGCCATTGCTATGGCGAACGCAGAGCAGCCCAGGCGTACCCGGGCATCCCGGGCGAAGGATTTCCGGTTTGATGTGCCCATTGTGGACAATGCCCTGGTGCCGGAGGATCTGCCCCAGCCGGATTCCCCCCAGTGGGAGCGGGAGCGCCGTTCCGGAGATCCGGTGCCGGAGCAGCCGGAGCCGGAAATCCAGAAAAGTCAGGAGTCTGCGGAGCTGGATGACCTGGTAGCGGCGGCAACCGCCGTGAAGGAGCCGAAGCGCACCAAGAAGGAGGAGCAGGCAGCGCAGACCGAAGCCATGACGGCGGAGATCGAGGCGGAAGTGGTCAACGGAGAGGCCCAGACCCCGGTGTATGAATACCGGCTGCCTCCCATTGATTACCTGGAGCCCAGCGTCAGCAAGGCGGCGGATCCCAATGCGGCGCTGGAGCTGCGGCAGAATGCGGATATTCTGGTGGACACGCTCAACAGCTTCGGCGTGCAGGTGCGGATCACCGGCATCAACCGGGGGCCTACGGTCACCCGGTATGAGGTACAGCCCTCCGCCGGGGTGAAGATCGCCAAGATCACAAGCCTGGCGGATGACATTGCTCTGAATCTGGCGGCAGGGGGTGTGCGGATCGAAGCCCCCATTCCCGGAAAGCCGGCAGTGGGCATCGAGGTGGCAAACGCCCACAAGGATATGGTTGGCATCCGGGAGATCCTGGAGAGCCGGCAGTTTACCGAATCCAAAAGCAAGCTGTCCTTTGCAGTGGGCAAGGACATTGACGGCAACATCATTCTGGGAGATATTGCGAAAATGCCCCATATGATCATCGCCGGGGCAACCGGCTCCGGTAAGTCCGTCTGCACCAACGGCATTATTATGAGCATCCTGTACCACGCAAAGCCTACGGAGGTGAAGCTGGTGCTGATCGACCCGAAGATCGTGGAATTCAAGATCTACGACGGGATCCCACATCTGCTGATCCCGGTGGTGACGGATCCCCGGAAGGCGGCAGGCGCTTTGAACTGGGCGACCCAGGAGATGGATCGCCGGTATGCCCTGTGCGCCAGCTATAATGTGCGGGATCTGAAGGACTTCAACGCATTGGCGGCAAAGCGGGAGGATCTGGATCCGCTGCCCCAGATCGTGATCGTCATTGACGAGTTTGCGGATCTGATGATGACCTCCTCCAAGGAAGTGGAGGATGCGGTGTGCCGGATCGCCCAGAAAGCAAGAGCTGCCGGGATGCACCTGATCATCGCCACCCAGCGGCCTACGGCGGATGTCATTACAGGACTCATCAAATCCAACGTGCCCAGCCGGATCGCCCTGTCCGTCAAGAGTCAGATGGACTCCCGGAATATCCTGGATGTTGGCGGCGCAGAAAAGCTGTTGGGACACGGGGATATGCTGTACTTTCCCAACGGTCTGCCCAAGCCCGTCCGGGTGCAGGGCTGCTACTGCTCCACCGAGGAAATCGAGCGGGTGGTTGGCTACATCAAGGAAGAAGCCAAGGCGGAATACAGCCACGATATTATGGAGGCTGTGGAGCAAAGCATGCCTGCCGTGAAGGGGGAGCGCTTTGAGGACGACAGCAGCGACCGGGCAGAGGGGGACGATGAACTGATCGACCGTGCCATTGACGTGGTGGTGGAGCTGGGACAGGCATCCACTTCCTCCTTGCAGCGGAAGCTGAAGCTGGGCTATGCCCGGGCGGCACGGATCATGGATGAGCTGGAGGAAATGGGTGTCATCGGCCCCCATGAGGGGGCAAAGCCCCGGAAGGTGCTCATCAGTCCCCAGCAGGCGGCAGAGCGGCGGATGCGCCGACAGGAATCAAACTAG